A genomic stretch from Psilocybe cubensis strain MGC-MH-2018 chromosome 1, whole genome shotgun sequence includes:
- a CDS encoding mRNA decapping complex subunit 2, with amino-acid sequence MASSSSSSPEISSAEPVRFSYKNASEEEVLDDLSSRFILNLPDEELASLERLCFQVEQAHWFYEDFIREENNNLPSYNLKRFSETLFKACPLLQQWSHDHEQAFSTFMQYKTRVPVCGAIMLNDAMDKCVLVKGWKASSGWGFPKGKINEDEHPRDCAVREVLEETGYNLASQIDAGDFFEMSIKEQKICLFVVPGVPEDFPFKTKTRKEISKIEWFRLVDLPTWKKKQAAPGKFYLITPFINPLKKFISQRKPRKVSGKNGKQKNAQSTVSSSKGETSSQRSDPAPEPNSQSTSEENQTSSSRQPESTETTDPAQMDPQLARLLFSLAKSATISPGREDESAKPIDNASQSTSLLPIHNSDASEESPVVTHTHEHQDWSSSVPSYEPQANLSDQLQQSQAFVSAPAIAAVSPPSNELPPKTTVNGSTSDNSQTVSFPSTKETPSALSSPTSNASPTSRRKSSSTADISPYLSRQAEVPTSAKMLKQLSLLEAVADESARMAPIIAARAAMASRGPIPGGYPIPSASVPPQHVPVRESNAVYSYQPGLPPPPASAAGFHPRYPMENQINNYQDPFQVRSRTSQAFHRGPMHNPTGSVSMNQNHLLAAISGSRAGPISPHYQMGPQFIQQQQQHQMFNTVPPPPHYGPPNPTQFPHHPAHPPMNGYNMPPPPPPPLPSSIRPYPSTNANPIPVVNTAPIAQNPTSVSLLSILNGRPVQQSTIPGPAHQ; translated from the exons AtggcttcttcatcctcatcatcgccTGAAATTTCTTCTGCGGAACCCGTCCGTTTCTCCTATAAGAACGCCTCTGAAGAGGAAGTACTCGATGATCTCTCGAG CCGTTTTATTTTGAACCTTCCAGacgaagagcttgcttcATTGGAACGTCTGTGTTTTCAGGTTGAACAAGC ACACTGGTTTTATGAAGACTTCATTCGTGAAGAGAACAACAATCTCCCATCGTATAATTTGAAACGATTTTCAGAGACGCTATTCAAGGCCTGCCCATTACTGCAACAATGGAGCCATGATCACGAACAAGCTTTTAGTACATTTATGCAATATAAAACAAGGGTACCAGTCTGTGGGGCCATCATGTTGAATGATGCTATGGACAAG TGTGTGTTGGTCAAAGGGTGGAAGGCGTCTTCTGGTTGGGGATTCCCCAAGGGTAAAATCAACGAGGATGAGCACCCTCGCGATTGTGCGGTCAGAGAG GTGCTTGAAGAAACAGGCTATAATCTCGCCAGTCAAATAGATGCCGGGgatttttttgaaatgtCAATTAAAGAGCAAAAAATatgtttgtttgttgttcCGGGTGTACCAGAAGACTTTCCATTTAAAACGAAAACCCGAAAAGAAATCAGT AAAATTGAATGGTTTCGATTGGTCGATCTTCCGACGTGGAAGAAAAAGCAGGCCGCACCCGGAAAATTTTACTTGATCACACCTTTTATAAA TCCCCTAAAGAAATTCATCAGCCAAAGAAAACCGAGAAAGGTGTCAGGGAAGAATGGTAAACAGAAAAATGCTCAATCCAcggtttcttcttccaaggGCGAAACGAGCTCTCAACGATCTGATCCAGCGCCAGAGCCTAACTCGCAATCCACATCCGAGGAAAACCAAACGTCTTCCTCTAGACAGCCAGAATCTACTGAGACCACAGACCCAGCCCAAATGGATCCTCAGCTTGCAAgacttcttttctctcttgcAAAGTCGGCGACTATTTCACCTGGTCGTGAGGATGAATCGGCTAAACCAATAGATAATGCATCTCAGAGCACCAGTTTATTACCAATCCACAACTCGGACGCGTCTGAAGAGTCTCCGGTTGTGACGCATACACATGAACATCAAGATTGGTCGTCTTCAGTACCCTCTTACGAGCCTCAGGCAAATCTATCAGATCAACTTCAGCAGTCGCAAGCATTCGTGTCTGCACCTGCTATAGCCGCAGTTTCTCCCCCCTCTAATGAACTACCTCCAAAGACTACCGTGAATGGCAGCACTAGCGACAATTCTCAAACTGTATCGTTCCCCAGCACCAAGGAAACGCCTTCTGCTCTGTCATCACCGACTTCTAACGCATCGCCCACCTCTCGACGGAAATCTTCGTCAACCGCAGATATCTCCCCGTATTTATCTCGGCAAGCTGAAGTACCTACCTCTGCCAAAATGCTCAAGCAGTTGTCACTTCTTGAGGCTGTTGCAGACGAATCAGCTAGGATGGCTCCTATAATAGCAGCAAGGGCAGCAATGGCCAGTAGAGGACCTATACCAGGTGGATACCCAATCCCATCGGCTTCTGTCCCCCCTCAGCATGTCCCGGTCCGTGAATCTAACGCTGTGTACTCTTATCAACCTGGactacctccacctccggCAAGTGCTGCTGGGTTCCATCCTCGTTATCCAATGGAAAACCAGATCAACAATTATCAAGATCCTTTCCAAGTCAGATCCAGGACGAGCCAAGCCTTCCACCGCGGCCCAATGCATAATCCTACTGGCAGTGTTAGCATGAACCAGAACCATCTTCTTGCTGCCATAAGTGGTTCTCGCGCTGGGCCCATTAGTCCGCACTACCAGATGGGTCCGCAGTTTattcaacagcagcaacagcaccaGATGTTCAACACGGTACCACCACCGCCCCATTATGGTCCTCCCAATCCTACCCAATTTCCTCACCATCCAGCACACCCACCAATGAATGGATACAAcatgccaccaccaccgccaccacctcTACCTTCTAGTATCCGACCATATCCTAGTACCAATGCTAATCCCATACCAGTCGTAAATACAGCTCCTATTGCTCAGAACCCTACCTCTGTATCACTCTTGTCGATCCTTAATGGAAGGCCGGTCCAACAATCGACAATCCCCGGCCCAGCCCATCAGTAA
- a CDS encoding Inner centromere protein-related protein pic1, producing MAHTGLLTWANSIRLTMTSDPGRQVFKEQVHTHGFLFLDDYLDNIVSGGKQDPLIELVKTPGRKKAIARKPKLMASKLANLTSLSYEVRTIKSLYSHLALHAFTKDPMVNENAPPPHSLQATLHVAKVADNSREKGNNEQDAALQGHPSRAPLAPIQSIHNPSDMTVESIPAGLGPTRPSQRPASMEHNDLSIIAEDDESSERSRMSNAGHGVEVPHSPIATTIPLPPSSSVSDFNTAHHDVNMTSSSSAATFQSIPLQSPTPSIRDEAVSTFSRDHKSDEPQEPTSLSESISTETRQSINEQSIPGALEEPSQADRKSSDKPITLSIPSLPEPMFSRKPRDPSLNMVMQGAATPSAARGKRTSYLTKVREVNAFEGTSKKSQPTSSISNTGQTPVAQGTKRKSGDMQVNDQISLQHDQERISKYAKVSDGEFACRTSKDTQLEKVQDNAPKIQSLPDEEDPEQDPDSFMQEGVLDRLKKTVEDFGVRVGKNMSKSLGGGAAAALAEARAAAEARVAERDRKEDEMTIASGVPAAESHLSAQNSKQVHRAEQKESEIQASPLRQNDGRMSISDLFPTEGRVKEKHMVPEKSFQFDPNPAILAKESESSALARESTSTTPPHSPPAHISSVQIVAPPVFNKPSPVFALPVAKTRQPFSPVSKTKPRPFSPAHKVFNPPPAPPPQVNNKTQSSVYPSLRSSPTSSFKGKAAQPLTAQSTLESVISDRVFDDEDPPAWLPSTQDTDYTSGYTQSQRYPDTQICDEDDSWPLDEKISAGVQWTFGSKDDSMTWSTAPSQSTRGDTGPFTRASPLREQKNDWVSPKGHPIPGAFDTEIEDAEEDGGNILPKDPELEQAILSAPKATIVNDQPKHARSQSQMSIASLASFESSQSQPSQGGFLNQASKLLSSALGTSNKKKQPEVKTVLQKAAIAAKKQQEEADKKAARLKEMESRRQLAIQRKAEEEKARELEEERRMKEEAERRKKEKESSTDKRALKLPSVKKDDESQKKRKIEVEKKSELKKPGPNMLFGKSHLKSSLKQPSNTSFAFGSSTIASSSNMEAEASSSKGKERAIQENTVDDEISQPSQLVQSQMAARAKALIDAAKDTEPLVPSESIELPDINSEYSDSEDEDRVRTFDPPDWAQSPELRQALQMQSTINPDDIFGAVRPLKMEEIFKTRTSRFRARTSSANWTGADRLTMQEESAYARRMGFK from the exons ATGGCCCACACCGGACTTCTCACCTGGGCGAACTCAATACGTCTCACTATGACCAGCGATCCAGGGCGTCAAGTGTTTAAGGAGCAAGTTCATACGCAtgggtttctctttctcgatGATTACCTGGATAACATTGTATCAGGCGGAAAACAAGA CCCGCTCATAGAGCTTGTGAAAACACCTGGGCGTAAAAAAGCTATCGCAAGGAAACCTAAGCTCATGGCATCAAAGTTGGCAAATTTGACATCCTTATCCTACGAGGTACGCACGATCAAGTCACTCTACTCTCACCTTGCCTTACACGCTTTCACAAAGGATCCAATGGTCAATGAGAATGCTCCCCCACCTCATAGTCTTCAGGCAACTCTTCATGTTGCCAAAGTGGCAGATAATTCGAGAGAAAAGGGCAACAATGAGCAGGATGCAGCATTGCAGGGCCATCCTTCAAGGGCACCTCTGGCTCCTATCCAATCCATCCATAATCCCTCAGATATGACTGTCGAATCAATACCTGCCGGGCTTGGTCCGACCCGACCTTCTCAACGCCCTGCCAGTATGGAGCATAATGATCTCTCCATCATAGCAGAGGACGATGAATCTTCTGAACGGAGTCGAATGTCCAATGCAGGTCATGGAGTTGAAGTACCACATAGCCCTATTGCAACAACGATACCACTTCCGCCTTCTTCGTCTGTATCCGATTTCAATACAGCTCATCACGATGTCAATATgacctcatcttcctctgctgCCACGTTCCAGTCTATCCCTCTTCAATCTCCAACTCCATCCATTCGCGATGAAGCGGTTTCGACCTTCAGTCGTGACCACAAATCAGACGAGCCCCAAGAACCTACCTCTCTTTCAGAATCCATATCAACAGAAACCAGACAGAGTATCAATGAGCAATCGATTCCTGGTGCGCTTGAAGAACCTTCTCAAGCCGATAGGAAGTCGAGTGACAAACCTATAACACTCTCCATCCCTTCCCTCCCTGAACCTATGTTCTCCCGCAAACCTCGCGATCCCTCACTGAATATGGTCATGCAGGGAGCGGCAACACCAAGTGCTGCTCGTGGAAAACGAACATCATATCTGACGAAGGTCAGAGAGGTCAATGCCTTCGAAGGAACCAGCAAGAAGAGCCAACCTACTTCTAGCATCTCGAATACCGGGCAGACTCCTGTGGCACAAGGTACCAAGAGGAAGAGCGGGGACATGCAGGTCAATGACCAGATATCTCTGCAACATGATCAAGAGCGTATCTCGAAGTATGCGAAAGTCTCTGATGGCGAGTTTGCTTGCCGTACTTCAAAGGACACTCAACTGGAGAAGGTGCAAGATAATGCACCCAAGATACAGTCCCTGCCTGATGAAGAAGACCCTGAACAAGACCCTGACAGTTTCATGCAAGAGGGTGTTCTGGATCGTCTTAAGAAGACTGTTGAGGACTTCGGCGTTCGTGTTGGTAAGAACATGAGCAAAAGCctcggaggaggagcggcTGCGGCTCTCGCTGAAGCTCGGGCTGCCGCAGAAGCCAGAGTCGCCGAGAGAGATCGtaaagaagatgaaatgacGATTGCTAGTGGAGTTCCAGCAGCAGAGTCACATCTTTCCGCTCAGAATTCTAAACAAGTGCATCGGGCTGAGCAGAAAGAATCCGAAATACAAGCGTCGCCACTGAGACAAAACGATGGTCGTATGAGCATTTCTGACTTGTTCCCGACTGAAGGCCGTGTCAAGGAGAAACACATGGTACCTGAGAAATCGTTCCAATTCGATCCAAATCCTGCAATACTCGCGAAAGAGTCAGAATCTTCTGCCCTTGCACGGGAAAGTACTTCAACGACGCCGCCGCATTCTCCTCCAGCCCACATCTCCAGTGTTCAAATTGTGGCTCCTCCAGTTTTCAATAAACCCTCTCCAGTCTTCGCTCTTCCTGTCGCAAAGACCAGGCAGCCATTTTCTCCAGTATCAAAGACAAAGCCTCGGCCATTTTCCCCTGCCCACAAAGTCTTCAACCCGCCACCGGCTCCACCACCACAAGTCAATAATAAGACTCAGTCATCTGTATATCCCTCGCTTCGCTCGTCACCTACTTCTTCATTCAAAGGAAAGGCTGCACAACCACTTACTGCTCAGTCGACGCTTGAAAGCGTAATATCGGATAGAGTATTCGACGATGAAGATCCTCCCGCCTGGTTGCCAAGCACTCAAGATACAGACTATACGTCTGGTTATACACAATCTCAACGATACCCAGACACACAAATAtgtgatgaagatgatagcTGGCCATTAGATGAGAAAATTTCAGCCGGCGTACAGTGGACGTTTGGGTCTAAGGATGACAGTATGACATGGAGCACAGCGCCCTCTCAAAGCACCCGTGGAGACACAGGTCCTTTTACTAGAGCTTCTCCTCTTCGGGAACAGAAGAATGACTGGGTTTCCCCGAAGGGTCACCCAATACCGGGTGCATTTGACACAGAAATTGAAGATGCAGAGGAAGATGGAGGTAACATACTTCCTAAAGATCCAGAGCTTGAGCAGGCGATTTTGAGTGCCCCTAAAGCTACAATTGTGAACGATCAG CCTAAACACGCAAGGAGTCAAAGCCAAATGTCGATCGCCTCGCTGGCTTCGTTCGAGTCATCTCAATCACAACCTTCACAGGGCGGGTTCCTCAATCAAGCTTCCAAACTGCTCAGCAGTGCACTTGGCACcagcaacaagaaaaaacAGCCTGAAGTCAAGACGGTTCTACAGAAAGCGGCGATAGCGGCGAAAAAG CAACAAGAGGAAGCTGATAAAAAGGCTGCTCGTTTGAAAGAGATGGAAAGTCGTCGCCAACTTGCCATTCAACGAAAGgcagaagaggaaaaggccAGAGAACTGGAAGAGGAGCGCAGGATGAAGGAAGAAGCGGAACGtcgaaagaaagagaaagagagtaGTACTGATAAGAGAGCGCTCAAACTCCCATCTGTAAAGAAG GATGATGAATCTCAGAAAAAACGCAAGATAGAGGTCGAGAAGAAATCCGAGTTAAAGAAACCAGGTCCTAACATGTTATTTGGAAAGTCACATCTGAAATCCTCTCTCAAACAACCTTCGAACACTTCTTTTGCCTTCGGTTCTTCAACTATTGCGTCATCATCAAACATGGAGGCCGAAGCATCTTCGTCCAAAGGAAAGGAGCGAGCCATCCAAGAAAATACCGTTGATGATGAAATTTCCCAGCCATCTCAACTGGTTCAATCTCAAATGGCTGCCCGGGCTAAAGCCCTAATTGATGCTGCTAAAGACACAGAGCCATTGGTACCCAGCGAAAGTATCGAACTACCAGATATAAACAGCGAGTATTCAGActctgaagatgaagaccGTGTTCGCACATTTGATCCGCCTGATTGGGCACAATCTCCGGAACTGCGACAGGCGCTTCAGATGCAAAGCACCATTAACCCCGACGATATTTTTGGCGCCGTTCGTCCGCTCAAGATGGAGGAGATTTTCAAGACACGGACCAGCAGATTCCGAGCACGTACGAGCTCCGCCAATTGGACTGGCGCGGATCGTCTCACCATGCAAGAAGAGTCTGCTTACGCTCGACGTATGGGATTCAAGTAA
- a CDS encoding Isopentenyl-diphosphate Delta-isomerase, which translates to MSESRAVIAARAALASIDLSSYDPEQSRLMDERCILVDEDDNAIGAVDKKTCHLMENINKGLLHRAFSAFVFRPSDGKLLLQQRASEKITFPDMWTNTCCSHPLDDFEAEKIEKDQLGVRVAASRKLEHELGIPPSQTPVDQFQYLTRIHYLAPSDGMWGEHEVDYILFFTGDVTVNPNANEIRDYKYVSKDELKAMFEDPSNSFTPWFKLIARDFLFGWWDELYKRTDAQGRVVAQNLAGVADGSKVIKMS; encoded by the exons ATGTCCGAGTCGCGCGCTGTGATCGCTGCCAGAGCTGCACTGGCGAGCATCGACCTCTCCTCCTATGACCCTGAGCAGTCCAGGCTCATGGATGAGAGATGTATCCttgtcgacgaggacgacaaTGCCATTGGAGCTGTAGACAAGAAGACCT GCCATTTAATGGAGAACATCAACAAGGGCCTACTCCATCGGGCATTTTCTGCGTTCGTGTTCCGACCCTCCGACGGCAAGCTGCTGCTCCAGCAGCGAGCGTCGGAGAAGATCACTTTCCCTGACATGTGGACCAACACATGCTGCTCACACCCTCTGGACGACTTTGAGGCTGAAAAAATCGAGAAGGATCAACTCGGTGTCCGCGTAGCTGCTTCACGGAAGCTGGAACATGAACTCGGTATCCCACCCAGTCAAACGCCCGTGGACCAGTTCCAATACCTTACCCGCATCCATTACCTTGCCCCCTCCGACGGAATGTGGGGAGAACACGAAG TTGACtacatcctcttcttcaccgGCGATGTTACCGTGAACCCCAATGCCAACGAAATCCGGGACTACAAATACGTTAGCAAAGATGAATTAAAAGCCATGTTTGAGGATCCGA GCAATAGCTTCACTCCCTGGTTCAAGCTGATCGCACGCGACTTCCTCTTTGGCTGGTGGGACGAACTCTACAAGCGCACTGATGCACAGGGTAGGGTTGTAGCCCAAAACCTTGCTGGTGTTGCAGATGGATCCAAGGTCATCAAGATGTCATAA
- a CDS encoding Meiotic recombination protein rec8, which yields MSDPSLGPIAFPNITGARPRLYTQKNRSQLTLNSSSIISNSSFTNNPESELTESQLRELYDNEEIDRFLNLFSAFVTEVRAPDTPTSKEAEASEYVSEENSSSSTSTYPEDDGEWTPRLDEDQDGEFLTPQISSRYSSPSKNNSISEEIANRYLLPILPHAKPATHGFTLGRLRLAVQRLYVVAFPAYNAFIQKHISLSTWENHGKSLAYCSVYWTLWWQNLLGPSLVFYVLFTLLKARIFPYPSLEDLLRHREEVSRADEFGERVSARLSASSTSVLEIWRLFRLFETTKRNIVKGKTREHTKSTSTSSLSEGRPSVNHSEDVTVLDDINDNEEAQDLKRIGLEILEDIAELHERIRNTFIWRRPSASRRYVFVLLVLFLVTLLPTQYIAKLTFFTLGFIYWHVIPVIAALPPSESRRLPPPLWDVPNDAEYAMELISQRVAAGLPINPNRPSKATKKQHSVESFEAQNAASTNTVEHSRSRENSIDWKKWGDRVTKGKSVINDIKRLKPSKAWPAHESWPPRHPMIPGIVGMIQPRANVEAHTYPCQHNSGPGLITLTHSALLFTPLMSQSPKLTIRLASVKGVKKSGLLKGLRIRWTASLEDGTKEIKEDKFPWIGNRDEVFALRIMFFTPELLSKRDSGFGLLWLAATLGSRSTFKKLPKRSVLTADISQLCDLITEPEEPLALRLSSNLMFGVVRVYKVKQEIFLNDVTICVATLKKVVQELRSSGNVQLQMVNPTVRPALLTMIPDSREAYALDYDAFVADWDEYLNMEAATRTCSIDEDDDTDFDPTQSKKKSKTKSAVKSAPAVEVMRKEAHTLDEHHEHVLSASFDMSFSNNAEQVPSSSQADVPFDNFFPFSDGLDVGEGLGDDLARELGWATSPIKSVRSNRIMGNAEKEQHGLQFDEGDYNIGAIDFDFNTEDMHIFMDEPGRVAKNARPSTPVPQQAPKMAKTPQRKENAIPRLGSVVSQRQGPSPAMSFSRMLLSQDEEQPLRDITTEESNRHNQQDLTKKTKRTRLLLDARTELTDDELKIARAKYLESQRRQRRQLLSKKTEKDSGKFIEELIWSVPKGIQEPGLRNFWQENFKVQVEARSGVLRIHPEASSDEPPSKRRKIAIPPAIEEEPRNGFYNEEPVQHDVDWNMDWVVGNDVDMAVAVDQAGDNRNSSEEPGQARRISRSASILGASNLAFDLGPRGSGNGSQRSSFFPWDHAGPSSSSGNVPFAQPEVDHIVERVDVRLRSISTTRRESPIAGSRDSHRGSITGSNVLLSPAMGGRTSQILGEDFAFEVEEAVPQEDTQQETQKSEVNLVTLERNSFNFLEYAKMQYQTLPKPEGRLEFETVAPKSTSTSHVAAAAFYHCLVLATKNLVGLKQSEPYGRIFIDII from the exons ATGTCCGACCCTTCGTTAGGTCCAATTGCGTTCCCAAACATCACTGGGGCACGGCCTCGGCTGTATACTCAAAAGAACCGAAGCCAGCTCACCCTCAACTCCAGTTCTATTATATCAAACTCATCCTTCACGAACAATCCAGAATCCGAGCTAACAGAAAGTCAATTGCGAGAGCTCTATGACAATGAAGAAATCGATAGATTTCTTAATTTATTTTCTGCC TTTGTGACAGAAGTCAGGGCACCGGATACACCTACATcgaaagaagcagaggcatCTGAGTATGTCAGTGAAGAAAATTCCAGCTCAAGCACGTCAACATATCCTGAGGATGATGGAGAATGGACGCCAAGGCTTGACGAAGATCAAGATGGAGAATTCTTGACTCCACAAATTTCGTCTCGTTATTCCTCCCCTTCAAAGAACAATAGCATATCGGAAGAGATTGCAAAC CGATACTTGCTTCCTATCCTTCCTCATGCTAAGCCTGCAACACATGGATTTACACTAGGACGCTTGCGGCTTGCAGTACAAAGATTATATGTCGTCGCGTTCCCCGCATATAATGCATTTATTCAGAAACATATTAGTTTATCTACTTGGGAAAACCACGGCAAAAGTCTCGCGTATTGCTCT GTGTATTGGACTCTCTGGTGGCAAAATTTACTCGGGCCTTCCCTTGTATTCTATGTTCTGTTTACGCTTTTGAAGGCAAGAATCTTTCCATATCCTTCATTGGAAGATCTTCTTCGACATCGTGAAGAGGTTTCTCGTGCAGATGAGTTTGGGGAGCGTGTGTCGGCAAGGCTCTCAGCCTCATCCACCAGCGTGTTGGAGATTTGGCGTCTTTTTAGATTGTTTGAGACAACAAAGAGAAATATCGTAAAAGGAAAGACACGTGAACACACCAAAAGCACAAGTACCTCCAGTCTTTCCGAAGGCCGTCCCTCTGTCAATCATTCGGAAGATGTCACAGTCTTAGATGACATTAATGATAATGAGGAAGCCCAAGACTTGAAACGAATTGGCCTCGAGATTTTGGAAGATATTGCTGAATTACATGAACGCATAAGAAA TACATTCATATGGCGCCGACCTTCTGCATCTCGAAGATACGTTTTT GTGCTCCTAGTTTTGTTTTTAGTGACATTGCTTCCAACACAATACATCGCAAAATTGACCTTTTTTACTTTGGGTTTTATTTATTGGCATGTCATTCCTGTTATTGCCGCCTTACCTCCTTCGGAGAGTCGGAG ACTTCCTCCTCCATTATGGGATGTTCCGAATGATGCCGAATATGCTATGGAGCTCATATCGCAGCGTGTGGCGGCTGGTCTTCCTATCAATCCTAATAGGCCTTCCAAGGCCACGAAAAAACAGCATTCAGTAGAAAGCTTTGAAGCACAAAACGCTGCTTCGACCAATACCGTTGAACATTCACGAAGCCGAGAAAATTCTATAGACTGGAAGAAATGGGGCGATCGAGTAACAAAAGGAAAATCGGTtatcaatgacatcaagCGACTTAAACCTAGCAAGGCT TGGCCTGCTCATGAAAGTTGGCCGCCTCGTCATCCTATGATCCCAGGGATAGTGGGCATGATTCAGCCTCGGGCAAATGTTGAAGCGCACA CATATCCCTGCCAGCACAATTCTGGTCCAGGGCTAATCACGCTGACGCATAGCGCTCTCCTGTTCACTCCTCTGATGTCACAGTCGCCCAAGTTGACGATTCGATTGGCTTCTGTCAAAGGAGTAAAGAAGTCAGGGCTGCTAAAAGGCCTTCGAATTCGGTGGACTGCCTCTCTAGAAGACGGAACGAAAGAAATTAAAGAAGATAAATTCCCCTGGATTGGCAACCGTGATGAAGTCTTTGCTC TGAGGATCATGTTCTTCACTCCTGAGCTGCTTTCTAAGCGCGACAGTGGATTTGGTCTTCTCTG GCTAGCTGCGACATTGGGATCCAGATCTACATTTAAAAAATTACCCAAACGCTCCGTACTAACAGCAGACATCTCACAGCTATGCGACTTGATCACAGAGCCTGAAGAGCCTCTCGCATTAAGACTCTCCAGCAACTTGATGTTTGGAGTGGTCCG GGTTTATAAAG TTAAACAAGAAATCTTTTTGAATGACGTTACCATCTGCGTCGCTACCTTAAAGAAGGTTGTACAGGAACTGAGAAGTAGCGGGAATGTCCAACTTCAAATGGTCAACCCTACTGTTCG CCCTGCTCTCCTTACTATGATACCAGATTCCAGAGAAGCATATGCGCTTGACTATGATGCCTTTGTCGCC GACTGGGATGAATATTTGAATATGGAAG CAGCAACGAGAACGTGTTCcattgatgaagatgacgacacTGATTTTGACCCAACccaaagcaaaaagaaatcGAAGACCAAAAGTGCAGTAAAATCCGCACCTGCCGTAGAAGTTATGCGAAAAGAGGCGCATACACTCGACGAACACCACGAACATGTGCTCTCAGCATCCtttgacatgtctttcagTAATAATGCTGAACAGGTCCCATCATCTTCACAAGCTGATGTACCATTCGATAATTTCTTCCCGTTCTCGGATGGACTGGATGTCGGAGAAGGTCTCGGCGACGATCTTGCGCGTGAGTTGGGTTGGGCTACTTCTCCGATTAAGAGTGTACGCAGCAATAG AATTATGGGTAATGCTGAAAAGGAGCAGCATGGCTTGCAATTCGACGAGGGTGATTATAATATAGGAGCTATTGATTTCGACTTTAACACAGAAGATATGCACATTTTTATGGATGAACCGGGGCGAGTTGCAAAGAATGCCCGTCCAAGTACTCCTGTCCCTCAACAGGCACCAAAAATGGCAAAG ACCCCGCAGCGCAAAG AGAATGCAATCCCGAGATTGGGATCAGTCGTATCTCAACGCCAAGGTCCTAGTCCAGCAATGTCTTTCTCGCGCATGCTATTGTCACAGGATGAAGAGCAGCCATTGAGAGATATCACCACAGAAGAATCAAATAGGCATAATCAACAAGACTTGACTAAGAAGACCAAAAGAACGCGTTTGCTTTTAGATGCACGCACAGAGTTGACAGATGACGAGTTAAAG ATTGCTAGAGCCAAGTATTTGGAGTCGCAGCGACGCCAAAGGCGTCAATTGCTGAGCAAGAAAACCGAAAAAGATAGCGGTAAATTTATAGAGGAGCTTATCTGGAGCGTACCAAAAGGAA TACAAGAACCAGGTCTGAGAAACTTTTGGCAAGAAAATTTTAAAGTCCAAGTTGAAGCAAGGTCTGGAGTGTTACGTATCCACCCAGAAGCCA GTTCAGATGAACCACCAAGTAAGAGAAGGAAAATAGCTATACCGCCTGCCATAGAAGAAGAACCTCGGAATGGATTCTATAATGAGGAACCAGTACAGcatgatgttgattggaacaTGGATTGGGTCGTAG GGAATGACGTCGATATGGCTGTGGCTGTAGATCAAGCTGGTGACAATAGGAATTCATCTGAG GAACCTGGTCAAGCCCGTCGTATTTCTCGATCAGCCTCTATACTTGGAGCGAGCAACCTAGCTTTCGATCTTGGCCCTCGAGGGTCTGGAAATGGTTCGCAGCGAAGCTCATTTTTCCCTTGGGACCATGCTGGACCGAGCTCCTCCAGCGGGAATGTCCCATTTGCACAACCAGAGGTCGATCACATAGTGGAACGGGTCGATGTACGATTGCGAAGCATATCGACAACCCGACGTGAAAGTCCTATCGCAGGCAGTCGGGACAGCCATAGAGGCAGCATTACAGGCTCGAATGTCTTGCTTTCGCCCGCGATGGGTGGGAGGACGTCGCAGATCTTGGGAGAAGATTTTGCCTTTGAAG TGGAAGAAGCTGTACCGCAAGAGGACACGCAGCAGGAGACACAGAAATCAGAAGTCAACCTCGTCACGCTTGAAAGGAACTCTTTCAACTTCCTGGA ATATGCGAAGATGCAGTATCAAACTTTGCCAAAGCCAGAAGGTCGGCTCGAATTTGAGACTGTCGCCCCTAAATCGACGAGCACGAGCCATGTAGCCGCTGCGGCGTTCTATCATTGTCTGG TTCTTGCCACGAAGAATCTTGTCGGGCTCAAGCAATCGGAGCCATACGGTAGAAttttcatcgacatcatTTGA